From the Catalinimonas alkaloidigena genome, the window GGACTCTGGTGGATCTTGTTTGCACAGTACACCTTCTACCACCTGCCGAACAATCCCTACCACCGCCGCCCGCAGGGGAGCTGGATATTCAACGGCTTTCGGGAGCTGAAAAACGTATGGCACGCGGCGTTGCCCCGGCGCGTATTGAAACAATTTCTGCTGGCGTTCTTCTTCTACAACATGGGGGTGCAGACGATTATGTACCTGGCGACGTTGTTCGGAGATAAAGAACTGCACCTGGCCGCTGAAGAGTTGATCGTCACCATCTTGCTGTTGCAGATTCTGGCCATTGCAGGGGCATACGGATTTGCCTGGCTCTCCGACCGGATCGGCAATATTGCCACCCTGAGTTGGGCAGTGGTGATTTGGGTAGTGGTGTGTGTGGCCGCGTACTTCATCACGACTGCCTATCAGTTTTACGCACTGGCTTCGGCCGTGGGGCTCATCATGGGGGGGATTCAGGCGCTTTCGCGGGCCACGTATGCCAAGCTGATTCCCGAAAATACCCTCGATCATGCTTCGTGGTTTAGCTTTTACGACGTGGTCGACAAAGTGTCGATTGTGCTGGGTACCTTTTCGTACGGGCTGATCGACCAACTGACCGGGAGCATGCGGAACAGCGCGCTGGTCATCGGTTTGTTTTTTCTGGTCGGTTTGTCGGTCCTGTTGCGCATCCCGCGCTGGAAAAAAACCTATGCCTAAGAGCACTTGCAGCAAGGCCGGAAA encodes:
- a CDS encoding MFS transporter is translated as MEKNVPRVTRAWCVYDWANSVFSLVIISTVFPIYYGALTKSPDGTDWVMFLGWKAKASALFSYTVSASFLLTALLSPFLTAIADYSGRKKRFMQAFCYLGATGCMVLFFFTSANELLLGLIAFLLAGVGYNGSLVFYNAYLPEIATEDQYDRLSARGFAMGYIGSVILLVANLVVILKPMWFGIAPDDTVTGPRISFLTTGLWWILFAQYTFYHLPNNPYHRRPQGSWIFNGFRELKNVWHAALPRRVLKQFLLAFFFYNMGVQTIMYLATLFGDKELHLAAEELIVTILLLQILAIAGAYGFAWLSDRIGNIATLSWAVVIWVVVCVAAYFITTAYQFYALASAVGLIMGGIQALSRATYAKLIPENTLDHASWFSFYDVVDKVSIVLGTFSYGLIDQLTGSMRNSALVIGLFFLVGLSVLLRIPRWKKTYA